One genomic window of Methanosarcina acetivorans C2A includes the following:
- a CDS encoding AAA family ATPase encodes MRPVSQRVNAKKTHENSTEFGKSTSELLILKPEGYPLSGMMEEYPVIENRDVFEFYAREQWNGYVARKGDYLFDRRMFPDFAYRIIDVEPAESIIGNSTAIIVTEEENGISSSAEIKSDVIFEDVIGQELAKQKCRLIERFLEEPERFGKWAPRNILFFGPSGTGKTMLAKALANKTDVPIIPVKATQLIGEYVGDGARQIHQLYDRAEEMSPCIIFIDELDAIALDRRFQELRGDVSEIVNALLTEMDGIVERDGVCTICSTNRVNALDSAVRSRFEEEIEFVLPGEEEIIHILESNVKTFPLQVEKYDFQALGKKAKGLSGRDIVEKILKTALHQAIIDDRESVTGKDFEKAFAKLGRKDFTPDPTHLYV; translated from the coding sequence GTGCGACCGGTCTCACAAAGAGTGAACGCGAAAAAGACTCACGAAAACAGTACCGAGTTCGGGAAATCCACGTCCGAACTTCTGATCCTGAAACCTGAAGGATACCCCCTGAGCGGCATGATGGAAGAATACCCTGTCATTGAAAACAGGGACGTCTTTGAATTCTATGCCCGAGAACAGTGGAACGGATATGTTGCCCGCAAAGGAGATTATCTTTTTGACAGGAGAATGTTTCCTGACTTTGCATACCGCATTATAGATGTGGAACCTGCAGAATCAATAATCGGAAACTCGACAGCTATTATCGTAACCGAAGAGGAAAACGGAATCTCTTCCTCTGCGGAGATAAAAAGTGATGTCATATTTGAAGATGTGATAGGGCAGGAACTTGCAAAACAGAAGTGCAGGCTGATCGAACGCTTTCTGGAAGAGCCCGAACGTTTCGGGAAATGGGCACCGAGAAACATCCTGTTCTTCGGACCATCAGGCACCGGAAAAACCATGCTTGCAAAAGCCCTTGCAAACAAGACCGATGTGCCCATCATTCCGGTCAAGGCTACCCAGCTAATAGGGGAATATGTAGGAGACGGAGCCCGCCAGATCCACCAGCTCTATGACCGGGCAGAAGAAATGTCCCCCTGTATAATTTTCATTGACGAACTTGATGCCATAGCTCTCGACAGGCGCTTTCAGGAGCTCAGAGGAGACGTCAGCGAGATCGTAAATGCCCTTCTTACAGAGATGGACGGGATAGTCGAGCGCGACGGAGTCTGTACCATCTGTTCGACGAACCGGGTCAATGCCCTGGACTCTGCTGTAAGAAGCAGGTTCGAAGAAGAGATCGAATTTGTCCTTCCCGGAGAAGAAGAAATCATCCATATCCTGGAATCAAATGTGAAGACCTTCCCCCTGCAGGTAGAGAAATATGATTTCCAGGCGCTTGGAAAGAAAGCAAAAGGGCTTTCAGGCAGGGACATTGTCGAAAAGATACTTAAAACCGCCCTGCATCAGGCAATAATCGATGACAGGGAAAGCGTCACTGGCAAAGACTTTGAAAAGGCCTTTGCAAAATTGGGCAGAAAAGATTTCACTCCGGATCCGACCCATCTTTATGTATAA